The Oreochromis aureus strain Israel breed Guangdong linkage group 15, ZZ_aureus, whole genome shotgun sequence genome contains the following window.
GCAGAGATAAGGAGGTGCTGACGTTGGTGAGGAGGAAAAGGAGCTCCCTTTAGAATCGCTGTTGTCTTTCCTTCTCTGGGGTTTGTTTTCAGCTCTCCTCTTTAACGACATGGAAAAGTGTAATCTGTGCCCGTTAGTCATTGTGAAGGGGTGGAGGGAGGCTCACAGCCTGGAAATCCCTAAGGCCTTTGCTccagtttttaaattcattATCATTTATCATATCTGTGAAAAAGGTCAGAGAGTTCATGGAGAGATGCTCTTAAAAGAGACCTAATCATAGTCAGTGTCTGTCTGTGGGTCTGTACTTGAATTTGCCTGTATGTACTTGTACTGTTTTAAGTGATTAAACCAATAATGAAAGTAAGTACTTtcattatttaaagaaaaaccaaaaagaaaaatgctacaTTTTTCAGTCAATCATTTAAAGTCCAGTCATTGTACCTGATCATTCTTAgaggagtgttttttctttgtgaactCGTGTAACAGTTACCTCTGAATTACTTAAACATAGAGAGGCACCTTAGCAAAGGACCAGTTTTAACTGTCTTCTTAGACACTTGGTTATTACCAgtatgtcacaaaaacacatcatttgtttcaAATTCTTCAGTTAGAAAGGAATAGAATAGagtagaatagccctttattgtcattgtatatATACAACGAAAGTGTTGAACCTCTGAATGCAAAAGGTAACACAATTTGACATAAGATAGTAGTTTTGCACCAGCAAAGTGATTCTGAGGGCTTTTAGCTAAAACTTGCCATGTCGTGGCATTTTTTGGCAGTAAAGTGTTGTGAACAAAAATAGTTGAAAATTAGACAAAATTGGCCTGAAAAACTATCTACATCCGATGAACAGTATCCGAAAGTCCTGCCCTTCAGaaataggggaaaaaaacagctaagacctgacacaggacatGACGGATCCATCTGATCCTTCAGTCGATCCATCGACTGTTCGCCAAAGATTTATCAGATATGGTCTCTGTGGAAGTCTGGCTGTCAACGAGACATCGTTAAAGAggtgaaacaggaagaaaaggccGAGGTATAccaaattaaactgaaaacaagttGTATAGAGTAATGAATCTAAATTTGAATTTAATGGCTAGCAAATAACTGTCGACAGGCACGTGTAAAACATGGTGTGGGTGAGCAGTAAGGTGTAaagctttaacaaaacaaaataaagtgtTCTTATAAAGGTGAGATGAGCTACACGAGGCGTAAGCAAAGCTGGCTGGGCTTTTTATTATCTTGTACTTTAGGTGAACCTGGAAGGTGCTCTGCTACCTTCATGGACACCTAGGAAAACAGAGTAGTTGTCCACACTTCACTTTTAGCCCCACACTTCAAATGAATGCAATGTTTAAGGTGATATAATGTGCAGGACATCGTTTTGACCCTTTCTTTTTGATCCAGTCGTATTAAATAATCCAGCTTATGTTCTTGTCCTGTCTTCTTTAGCTTCCAGATCGTTGAGCCAGAGAAGCAGGTGAACTGTGGTTCCCAGAATGCCAGAGCAGAGTAATGACTACCGGGTGGTGGTGTTCGGTGCCGGCGGGGTGGGGAAGAGCTCGCTGGTGCTTCGGTTCGTGAAAGGCACCTTCAGAGACACCTACATCCCCACAGTCGAGGACACCTACAGACAGGTGGGGCTCTTCACACATGATCAGAAAGTTTGGCTGTAAAAGATTCTAATACCGTGAATGAAATGTGCATACATTCAAGGTTTCTGCATTTAATAACACAGAGTGAGTAAATGAGCCCCTACCATGCCATAGCTTTGTCGAACATCACCCACATCGTTTAGTTGTATTTGGACTCTATTCAGTCTTCACAGCAAACTATTAAGTGCACCAGATCTTGACCAAAATTGGCTCAAGTTTTATGGGGAATATTTTTGCTGTATTTGGCTTAGAACCATTTTATGAGTTATCATCAGCACTGATTCATTGCTATCTGGGGCATCTCAGATAAGAAGTAGAAAAAGCTGGTTGGCTGAAGCAGTTAAAAGGAAACTGACACTTCTAAGCATGCTTCTGGATAATGTTTCCTCCCACACTGCAGTAACAGAAATGTGTAAACAAGATCTCTGACTTGAAACCGTCCTATCAACCCTGCTGTCACTGTTAATACCTGACATCAGTGCCTGTCATCCCTGCAGGTGATCAGCTGTGATAAGAGCGTCTGCACGCTGGAGATTACTGACACAACAGGAAGTCACCAGTTTCCAGCCATGCAGCGTCTGTCTATCTCCAGAGGCCATGCCTTCATCCTAGTGTACTCCATCACCAGCCGCCAGTCACTGGAGGAGCTCAAACCCATCTATCAACAGGTCACACTCTCCAGATTAATTACAGCACTGCACATTAAACTCACAAAAATCTTTCAGGAACTTTGGTTTTCCAACACCATTGTTATCACAGATGTTGAAGCACACACCAAACACACATCTCCACAGACGATACCGTCAGTCTTGGTGTACAGTTAGGATCCCATTGGTGGTgcagaaacaaactgaaaaatgcATCAGTGCTATGCAGTTCACTGCAGTAGTCATGTTCAGGACTGACAGCTTCATCTTTGATGACCTAATGTTTAGTCCTAACTGATACTATCTCATGTCCATTTAGGTTTTGGCCATTAAAGGCAGCGTGGAATCCATTCCCATCATGCTTGTGGGCAACAAAAGTGATGAAACGGCTCAGCGTGAGGTGGAGATGAAGGAAGGTGAGGCTCAGGCGGCTGCCTGGAAGTGTGCC
Protein-coding sequences here:
- the LOC116333099 gene encoding GTP-binding protein Di-Ras1-like, which produces MPEQSNDYRVVVFGAGGVGKSSLVLRFVKGTFRDTYIPTVEDTYRQVISCDKSVCTLEITDTTGSHQFPAMQRLSISRGHAFILVYSITSRQSLEELKPIYQQVLAIKGSVESIPIMLVGNKSDETAQREVEMKEGEAQAAAWKCAFMETSAKTNTNVKELFQELLALEKKRDMSLSIDGKRSGKQKRADKLKGKCSVM